Sequence from the Drosophila subpulchrella strain 33 F10 #4 breed RU33 chromosome 3R, RU_Dsub_v1.1 Primary Assembly, whole genome shotgun sequence genome:
CCGATTCCGGTGACATTTGGCTTAAACTCCACATAGCGATAATTCAAATTGGGATTATCAGGAAAAACCACCATACAACACACTAAATGCCTCCGGTTAATCATAGATGTATGAGTATTTTTATGGCCGACTCATTGATAAGATTAACCGGAATTGGGCACTCGATATAGTCCAATCCCTACGCGAAATGGTCAGTTGCCTTTTGGCCATATAAGCCAGCAGTTCGGGGAAATCTCTCTTAGCCCGGGAAAATGTCAAACTTCCATTGGCTTCTAACGCTCGGCGTCCTTTCTTGTGCGGTCCTCAATCCTagaggtaaaaaaaaaataaaagagagagcgaaataaaaacaaacggTCGGGGGAAATCATGAGCGATTTCCGGTAATTGAATTAAAGCCATGATTAATCGGGTGTGAGGCCATCGAAAGGGCAGCCGGCCAATTTGGTGGACAAATATAACGTAGGCGTACGACAGTCATAACATTAAAGAAACACAAGTAATTAATGCAAACGCAATCAAGGTCAAGTACTTTGCCCTATTGACCCCACCACCCCATCACCACCCACCATAAAAAGGACTCTCACGAATGTCCAGGTCCCAAGGTCCTTTGCGGTTTGAGAAATTGTTTTGCCGGCCAcggaaaatggaaattaaaGTGGCAAAGCGTCGAGCGCAATTCAGCATTTCTTTAGTGTGTgctattgttattgttattaccATTTTTCGCGTTGTTTCTGTTGTTAGTGCTGCGTTGATACTGttttgtatggaaatttttTCGTTGCCGCAACCTCATCCGGAAGTCGttggcgtatacgtaataaaTTGCGGCCCCGACACGTTGCGTGCCAGAAGAAGCTTTGCCGTCGCGACGCGATGCGGGGAATTTGGGTTTTAGAAGGATGGGATCGCCCTTATAAGGCTAATAATCAGCTGGGCAGGTATataagggggcgtggccaggCCATGATTGACGAGGATGTTCAATCAATTGGTAATTTATCGCCTCAAGAATGGGTTGCAGGAAAGGATTATAAGAAAGGATTAAAGATATAATACAACTCAAAGCTTAATAGCAAAATCGgagtttaattatttaaagtttacattttaaacCATTTCTTATATCTACAAAGTTTCTGAGGGTTGCATTTAAGGAGAGTTACTTAACATGGAGTTAAAATAAATGGgagttaaataaaatgaataatttccaattatatttgaaattaCTTAAAACCAGctttattatatttcaataaaTGTTTACCATTTGATgagttttttaatattactGAATCTGAATATTATATTCACATATTATAATCACAGAGAAGAGTTCTTAAAAGTACCTATTAAAAGCATTTTcgtataaatataattttagaaatattaatGTATATGAATACATATTTTAGTTAAGAACTCATCTACGAGTATTTCATGATTGGCAACATTTAATTACAACTTAAAGACTTAAGATGCGGTGGAATAGGGATTTTCAAACTGAATTTAGCTAACTCCCCAGAAATGAATGAAAATGTGGCTACTCAAGTGTGGGAACTGGAGCCTGTTTGAATAATTAAGGGCGGCTCGAGGGGGAACCGAAATGAGGCTCGAAACTAGGTTGACTCGACACATCCGAGTGTGGTCACAGGCACCGTCGAGACGTTAATTTTTAACCAACCAGGCTGGCGTTTCGTCCGATTCCGAATCCAAGCCCATGCCCTAACCCATTTCCCTAACCCATTACAGGCGACGGCGGCGCGTTGGCCGTATTTTGGCCATGTGAAAGCGCTGAGGACTGCACAGCTGACGGTTCGAGCTGCGACTTGGCCAGCGGGCAGTGCGAGTGTTCCACATTCGACTCGGTGCTCGCGGATAACTTCACCCAATGCCTGGCGACGTCCCTCATTGGTGAAACGTGCGACGACAGCGTCCAGTGCAATCTTATGCCAACGGGGGCCAGTTGTAAAGCCGGGGTCTGCGATTGCGCCGATGGCCAGAACTATCTGCGTGGCAAGTGTCGCCCACTGAACGGACTCGGCGAGTCCTGCGAAACGGTGAGATCGGAAAGGGATCCTATATATATGttcttttaattttcaatGGATTTTTAATGCTGCTTACAGGACTTGGACTGCTATTTTGGCTACGATCGTGCGTCTGTGAGTTGTCAGCAAAACGTGTGCGGCTGTGCAAATGGCTATTATAACAGATATGGAAACATCTGCCGTCGAAAATCAATGGGTGAGCACAAAGCGCCAATATTTAATCCAAAGATAATCAACAATTTTTGATAGACAGATTCACCCtattaaatcaaattatattCGGGTTTCGTCAGAAAGTGTGATGTACAGGGTAGATGTCAATATCTTTTTAACATTTAAGTTTCAAGTTAAATTGTTTTCTCGGCTAAATTCAGTTTTTCAATATCATGTTAGTTTTTATTTGACTGACCTTAACTAGAAGTAAAGTTCTAGTTAAATTTGATAGTCGATACCCTTCCTTCTTAAGGTTATAAGACCGAACATTCAATAAAATCTGTGGCAATAgactctatttgtttttttcgaTAAATGTTACTTGACAAttaaacaattattattataaatctGACAGAACCttaacatgacattgagaaattgGCACTAACTGTAATATTTGTCATGGTTACTTttggaattttaatttaataaaatattatgacACACAATTTATAAAggtttcttaaaaataattgttctgtttattaatttaatggAAAACTtagaaacattttaatatttacatttaaaattagtCGTTAActaattgcattttaaatttgcAGAAGAAAACGATGCCTGCGTCGTTAACGAGGACTGTGATGCACTGGGCGCCGGTGCCGAGTGCGTGGGGCTAGTATGCACCTATGTGGACGAGATCACAACGACTCCGGCGGAGGACACGGAGACCGCCAATCCGGGGGATGACTCAACCACAGCGGAGGCCATCACCGCCGAGGCTGAGCAGGAGCCGACCTTCAGGAGCCGCCGCCAGCTAACCAAGGCCTTTGTCCACGCCCCCCCGCCCACTCACAGCGATGCCGCCGCCCAGGTGTCCTTCGCCCAGCTCACCAATGGCGACACCGAGCCACTCATCTCCCCGCGATCCCACGAGATCGCCGTCCAGACGAGCATCGAGAAGTACGAGCTGAGGGAGGTGGGGCGCAGTGTCCGGAATGcggccaccaccaccacagcCACCGCCTCCACGAGCACCAGTAGCCGGCGCACCTCCAGCCGGAACCAGAGCCACGCCCTCAACCAACGCCGCCGATTGCCCGCCCTCTTCCGCTTTGATGACGAGGACATCAAGACCTATTCCACGCTGGGATCTAGCCGCGATGACGACGACGCTGATGAGAAGAAGTGTGAGTACTTATCACACTCCTTTAATTTGAATTAATCCacaaaacgcgaattcttcagtcCGATTTCTACTTTGCCTACAACACAAGACTTTTCTGGAAAAATTTAACAAAGTTCTTCTTTAAACTTTAACATAATTGCTTATAATatcttaattaaatattttatataattattttaattaaatcctATTTCTTTACCTAGATGGCAGCAGCTGTACGGATAATGGAAAGTCATGTTCGGGTCTGCCGCACTCGATTtgcacaaaaaatatttgcctATGTCGCCAGGGTTATTATGCCCGCAATGGAAAATGTTTTGCAGGTGAGTGAAAGTTAATTATATTGTTTAAGACCTTATAAAAGTCTAATATTTCCATTGTAGAACTGGGTGAAATCGCAGAGAGCACGGACGAGTGCGAATATGAGTTCGACGAGCTGTCGAAAACTTGCGTATGCCAAAAGAACTATTTTTACGAGAGGGATTTGCGGAATTGCAGGAAACGTGAGTGGATCCTTTGGTTTGATCCTGTGAATCTATTTAACATACTCTTCATCAAACAGCCATCCAATATCACCTATCCTGCACATCGAACAGCCAATGCAGCCCGTTCGGAGCCTCCTATTGCCATCCGGAGATCCCGAGGCGGTGCACCTGCGAGGAGTACGCCCTGTACGATGCCATCAAACAGCTCTGCGAATATAAACAGGGTCTTGGGGCAGAGTGCGAGTCGAATGATGCCTGTCCCGTGGATCACTCCGTCTGCTCCAACCGCCTGTGCGTCTGTGCGGACAACTACTTTGAAAAGGACGAGCTCTGTCTGCGGGGAATCGGAGCCGACTGTTCGGTGGAGGATGACTGCGTAGCTGAGAACACCAGCTGCTTGGAGAAGGACGAGGAGGAGCAGTCACGCACGTGCCAGTGCCGAAAGGGATATGTGCACTTCAAGGACCAGTGCCTCAAGGAAGGTTAGTATAttctaaaataatatttaatgatTAAAATGCTTTACTATGAAATCAGTTTATGACATAgcttaacaaatttaaatttttagaattattaaaattgtttgatCCTTACTATATAatactttaatattttcatagctgaggagctggaggacgagTGCGTCGAGGATGAGCAGTGCAAACCTCTCCTGGCCAGTTGCAATTCGGAGGGCAAGTGTGGTTGCACCGATGAGCAGCACGAGAAGAAGGGAGTCTGCGAGACAAAGCGCGGTAAGTGATCCCTTCTGATTTTCAAATTCAAAatcttttttgaaaaaaataattttttaattccacAGAGCTTGGAGAATCTTGCACGAAAGCCACCGAGTGCTATATAGAGAAGGATCCCGAGAATGTCGAGTGTCGCAACTCCGTGTGTCAATGCAAATTCGGTTACACGGCGAACTCCGAGCAAAAGCAGTGCATTCGCGTGATGCCCAATAAGAAAAGTAAGTAAAATTATCCcccaaaaattattaaattatttaaagataAAAAACGAAGAActtcaaaaataatatttaacaatCTTAAATCTTACTAagaattaataatataaacaaTGGACAGATGAAAGAAAGAGATTTAACTAGAACTTTAATCTTAAATGTATAATTTGTTCTTATTCTAAAACAAATGAACATTATATTAAAGAACCTAACATTTATTAAGATTATAAACCCCTTACTAAAGTTTTTTTATCTCCCCCTATCCATAGATTCTTCCGGTAGACCCAGTGCTCTCAAAATCATCACCTTCATGCTGATTGGTTCCGCTTTCCTGATCACCAGTGCGGCCATTAAGCAGGCCTACTACTAAAAGCAATCGTAACCCTTTTACAATCGTTGTGAGGAATGCCGAGGATAATCGTATGAGGGACACCGGGCGACGGCCAAGGATCCCGGGGGGAAAATGGGGATCTTGGGTGGACTGGAGTGGCCAGTATTAGCCAAGTTAGCGGCATGGAAACTTGTCCATGCGCAACGTGAATATAAATCAAGTAGTCCGTAAGCTGATATTTAGGAGTCGAAGCAATATTTGGAGAAGGGTCCCCAAAGGGACACTCGCTTATCTAATACGGCTAACAATAACGACAATTTATCTCTAAGTTTGAAGTTAAACTGCTTGTTGATAGGCTAAGCAAACAGTTTTTAACCAAATTGTAATATACATCATAATAAACTAAGGCCAACGAAGAGTTGtatcaaattcagaaaataTGTGTTTAAAATTGTTGCTTGTGTTTAAGTAATATATGGTTTGAAATTCAAACgaaggtatatatatatgttgtcctacattttttaaagcagATACCCTTGAAAATTGTATCTGTATTTTGGGTTTCATTTTGTTGTCAATATTAGTATTTCAAAAGACATCGAACAATCGAGTCATTCCAATTTCCAAAATTTACTCAGATAGTGAAATAGTTGTATATTGTATAATATCTATATGGAACCTTATGTAAACGGGTTTTTTAGTTACTTGATGGAAAACCAGCTACAATGTGAAGACGTTGAGATGGAGGATGCACTGCGTCAGGGCGCACAGAGCTGGAATGCCCTAAGCTGTAGAGAAAAGAGTCGGTATCGGTCAAGGGTAAGATAAAAATAAAGGCATACATATACAATGTAAGAGTATAAAGTGCGATTACCTGTAACGGAAAAACTAATCCCTTTAGAACATGAAACGTAAGATGAATAAATGCCCTAATCGCCGTCGTAGGCATCAACCGGAGAAATGCAAAAGCGTGAGGAGTTGTCCCAAGAGCACATGTATTGGGAGTGGTCACAGGATGAAACCTTCTTGCAGGCAAACAATCTCCAGGAATAAATATGGCCTACGAAAGTGCATCTCCAGGCGCTCAAGGCGTTCATGCTTACTAAAGCGAAGAACAGAAGTAAGTCTCCAATATCTATTAttcttattatattttttaaacatccAATATCAAGCAATAATATGTAAAGCACAACAAATATCCCTATTTTCATAACatatgatttttattattattaatatatgatatacttgtatttattataatttaattttctcaCTGATAAGTTTAAATTACTTTCGTTTATGGTCAGGATTAAATGTTAtcatttataataataaaacgcCGTATCAAATATTGGCCTTATTgctaatttataaaaaaaatatatatatccatatcTGCAGGGATATAATAAATGGCATTTTTTGAAGTTAGTTTAGAAATGGTATACTTTAAACCTAAAGAAACATGTACATTTCTTTGTAAGTACAATATAATCTTACAATTGATTACATTATTTGACTTGTCAGCGTAGGTTATAAAATAATCAACAGTAAATCAACAGAAATAATCAACAGTCTACcaacttgtttttaattttttcttgggggtttatttttgtttttgtttaaattggcCATTAGTGAATGGCAGACGTCTAAATTGTGCAATTTCCTTATCAACTCTCGGGTGCCCATAAAAGTGTCAATTAGTAGCCAGGTCAAAATTGTCTTGAtttattctttttaaataaCACCGATTTATGGTGATGTGAAATTGTGTTGCCTTTCCTAGTCATCTGGGAATATTCTGTCAAAGAGTTATCGATTATCTGAAGAccagaaatcattttgcacTCTGATCCAAGACAACAGGACAACAGTGTCAAAATATTCTGGGGGAAATTTCAAAGTACAAATAGGTGAAGTCTATTTTGTTGTGAGAATTGAATTGCCTGTAAATTTCAAGTCTCAAAATGTCCCACACTTGCCCGGTCCATAATAAGGACTCAACTGCTTTGACCATGTAAGTTTTGAACGGATTTCTTTTCGCGGAAAATGTTTCCAATTCGGTTCATATCTAGTACCAAATCCGCTAATTCGGACGACACCAAGATCGCGATGTGCGCCTCCTTGGAGCTGGACAACTGCCGGGCTGAGAACTACCAGCTGAAGAAGAAGCTGATCGAATACGAGGCCACCATTCGGAGCCTCGAGCAGCTGGTGTCCACCATTGCCGAGAAGCAGCACCAGATCCTCAGCGAGGTGGTGGAGCTGCGCAAGGAGAGTAGTGCCGCTCCGATGGAGAACACTCCCCAGGAGGAGGACACAATGGGCAACTCGGCCGGTATCCTTCAGGACGACGACGGGGATGAGGATGGCTATAAGCCGGATTCGGAATCGGAGGCCAACGATACCCAGTCGCCGCTACTCTCTGCCCATTCCTCGTTGGCTTCGCTGGTTTCCCTATGCTTTTCATCGACCAGCTCGCTGGCCACATCCTTGGCCGATGTTAGCTCAGATTCCGAGTACGAACGGGATGTATTTAACGAATTGGATTTGACAGATCAATCGGAGGAAGATGAGGAAGACGATCCGCTTTCAATCACACCTGATCCAGAGTTTTCGCCGCTACAGGATTACTCCTCTGAGTCCGATGGCGAACAATAAACCCAATCGCAAATGTATTTCCACATAATTGCCGAAATAGAGTATTATATGTTGCGTTAAACAAAGTTGAGCTTCTGGTATTATTTATATGTTAGAGAACCCAAAAAcaatcttaaatatttttgattgtTCTCTTTCAtgatataaaattattattattacttgaATGTTATACAAAATGATAGAAAAAAGAATAGTAAATATGTTTGGAATATATTCCGACAATTTATTATTTGGATATCCCAAATTAGATGTCTTAAAATAAGTTAACTCTAATAACTTGGATCTTTTCATTGTTCAATGCCGATCTTTTAGTTGCACCCAGAAATCGGGTGGCGAGATAATTAGTCCGTTAAGGTTCTGGGACAGATCGGGCAGTCTATCATTGGGGCCCAGGACGAAGTCAAACTGTTGGCACATGGTGGCCGTCATCAGGAAGAGCATGTTCCTGGCGAAAGTCTCACCGGCGCAAAGCCTTTTTCCCGCTCCGAAGGGCAGAGAGACATCCAGCTTCAGGCTGAGCTTGCCCTGCGAGTCGAGGAACCTTTCCGGCCGGAAGTGCTCCGGATCTGACCAGACTCGAGAGTCCGAGTGGAAGGCATACAGACTGGGAATGACAATGGTGTCCTAGATAAAGAAATACAAAAGTTTTTAGTATTATATAAATTAGAGGGCTTATAACTAGCACCCACTTTGGGTATCCGGTAGCCCAGCAACTCGGTGTCCTCCAGGGCTTTGTGCGGCACATCCGAGGGCACCAGCGTTTCGATGCGCAGACCCTCGCGAACAGTGGCCTCCGTGAAGGACAGGTTCTTGCGATCCTCCAGCGTGGGCAGTCTACCGCATCCCACCACCTCGTCAATTTCGGACTGGATCCTTTGCAAAACAGCCGGATATAACATGAGATACTGAATGAGCAGCGATAGCTGTGTACCGATGGCAGTGAAGGCCGGAAAGGAGAAATCCACCAGGCCCATAATGAACTGATCCCTGTTGAAACCATAGCCAGCAGATCGACGCATCTCCGCTATATAGACATCCATGAAGTTGCGTTCCACACCCTCTTCGTAGCTATCCAAATATCGATCCACAAAGTCGGAAAAGAATTGGCGCACAAATAGATTGGATTCATGCAGCTTGTTGTAGCCACTCCATTCGGGCCAAAAGTGCCTGATCCAGGGAAGGATGCTCAACATCCTGCCATAGTCATCCGCATTCCTTTGAAACTGCATGCCCATTTTACAGAGCTGCACTAGTCTGGCCATTTCCTCGCGACTCTGGCACTCATTGTACAAAATGTGAAAGTGGCAGTTGGCCGAGAAGGGGTTAAAGAGCAGTGGAAGGAGCACGCGGTATCCACCGGGCTTCACCATTTCGTGCTCATGCGGATACTTCGGACCGTTGCGGATCATGTCGAGCATGTCGGTCAACTGCTCCTGGATGACCAATTCCAGTTGTTCGAATCTCCGACCGAAGCCAAAGTCTCGTAGATAGCGCAGGATAAAGCGACGCTGCTCCTTCCACAAAGGTCCATCCTGAAAGAAGATTCCTGTAAGAGAAGAAGCAAAATTGAACTCGGTATTAGTAATAATAGCAATTAAATCCCATGGGTCTTATCAGTCATGGTGGCAAATGTTGATATCAACATGCTTTGTTGATGTTCTTTAAAAAAGTATAACAAGTCGAAAGCTataggaaattttaaaaattatttttaaagttaatcttacgaacaatttattttttagtataTAAAACAAAGAGTACGAAGAAAATCGGGCTTTTTCTTTCTACGAATATTAATCTATAAGAGATCTCAAAGTAGCCAAACACAAATAAGTTTACTTTCTTTGACTAAAGTGCAGCCAGTGCTAATCGGTGTGAAGCGATAAGAGTGTTTTGTTCGCCAGCTGCGACAATTAATTCACGATTGACCTCAATACTAAACAACGCCATTATAAGTGTCCACGATCAGAGGCCGATATGATAAGACTCACCTCGGATATCTTGGCCGGGATCTCGCATAGCGGCCACGTAAAGCTGGGGACGTCCGTCGAACACCTTGTTGTTGAGGATCTGGCGCACTCCCTCCGAACTGTGGACGACAGCCACCGGAAAAGGACCGACATACAGCCCGATGATATCCGATTTATACCACCGACTGAGGGTCAAGGCAGCCTTGTGCAAGTACTTGAAGTTTATGAGCAGCATGAAGAGATAGCTGCCGAACATCGGTATCCTCGGAGGACCTGTGAATAATCCAATTAGCTTCGGTTTTCCTAGGCGTCGATTCCAATCCAAAACGAACCGGGAGGAAAACCGCAGGGTCGACCAACTGCATATCGATACGAAAGGAAAAGGAACACCGCGGTGCACACCGCCAGGAGAATTGCCGTGATCATCTTTAAGTCCGGACACCAACTGAATCCGTAGCTTCCGTGCTGCTGCGTTTTGTAGCCACGATAAGTCACTCACACTTTCGACGGACAATAACAATTAAGCAACGCCAATCTATATGGATCGGCGTTTATTCATAGATCGGTTAGCCGGTGGCACTCTGTCTCACTTATGACTTTTGTGATTTCTCGATTAACAGCGGCCGTCAAGACAAAAGCTCGAAAATGATTATGTACTgaataaaatcttttaaaaataactttcTTCGTCccattttcctttgtttttaGAGAGAATTTGCGTAATATGATTCATACTTTTTGTGACAAccaaaaaatactttccttgGGGTATACAATTTTGTCATATTTTTAACGAGATATGTATATCCTGTTTAATAATTTGGCAAGAACCTCAAACCTTATATTAAATGCTATGCTAGTTATGTGAACAGAGTTATTGACAATGTTAATATTTCAGGTACCTACTAAAAAAcatctaaataaaaaatgtattacttGTTTAGCAAGTATTTCTTTCGAGCATTTAAAAACCGATCAATCAAATCGACAGATTACGAGTACTAGATATGGGTTCAAAAACATTACAATAAAAGGCCCTCAaggataaataaattaaaaattgaaaaaagatttttttaaatcagtgtattatatgaatttttaaatattttttcgttGTAAACTAACTTATACCTTATTACTGAAAGGCGATGGAGTGATCGAGACATCTCCTAAGAGCTTTGACCCAATAGCGACGAGAATGTGTTCGTAGTGGAAAATTCGCgtttctttaactttttactttttttttttttttttgtaaatatatttatcaGTGAATCTTATCGTAGAACAAAGGAAAATAACTACGAATGCTATTTAAAAAGGTGCTTAACACGCTAAAAATAACTGCATTACTTCAGATAAGACCGCTAAACGGTTTAAATAGCAATTAGAATTAACTATGCTATTATTTTGTCGCCAACTATTTAAACCGCCAATTTGAAGTGCTATAATGGCAATGGGGCTTCAACAGGCTAATCGGAACTCAGTTCTGACTCGTCGGCGAGGTGAGATCAATTATGGACTTGCACATGGCGCTCTCCTTGGGCGGCGTACTAGAAGCATGAGAATCCGTAGCTGCTTCCGTGGCCAGGGAGACTAGCTGCCGCCACTGAACTACGTCGACATTTAGGCTTTGAAGATGCTGACAAAGGGACTCCAGTCCTTCCACATCGGTTGCCTTCATATCAAAGGGTATCAACTGGTCGCCATTATCATCACGCAGTACAGTGacacctttcacacgtgccgGCAGCGCTTGCTGATTTATATAGGTCCCCGTCGTCTTCGACAGCGTGTGAATGctataaaattaaacaaaagaacATTGCTTTTATTATTTCGTATGTGATGTACCATGTGGGTCATTGCTTGATTATTTGTTTGCATTGGAAATCGCGCGCACAATAAATTGGGCAAATGTTTGATGTACATAAGTGGGTTCAGAAATACTTATGGGTTTCGACCTAAAAGTCTACATTTAGTCGTGATGGGCTTGTTTTATAGTGTCAAAGGTTAAAAGTagtaaaaattgaaaaataattagCTAAATGggattaaaaaatactttgttcAGGCGTATggaaacatattatattatatattatgaTTTATAGAGGACCTTTTGAGATCTGTCGACATTTTAGGACTTTCTTTTAGTGTGATATTATATATGAATGAAACTGGAGTTGGAAAACAGGTACGGAAATGGATCAAAGAACAATAACTATAGCATGGAAATATTAGCTTTTCAAAAGTACAAATAAGCTACATCTTTTCAAGATAATAAGATTCCTGAGTGCTGACCTCTCCATGATTTCATTTTTGCGCTGTCTGTCCAACATTTTCAGCTGCTTAATCTGTTCTTTCATCACCAAATTCCTCTGTTTGGTGGCCTCCAGTTTCTGAGCAAGTTCCTCCAAGAAGGAAGCTCGCTTTTCCATCTCCTCGCGGCGCCGAGTTTTAACTTTTTCAAACTTTCCCACTTTTTGATGATGGCGCACCACTGCCTCCTTGGCATCCACTAAGAAATCCAAATGGAAtcaattaaaatacaaaattggGAAGATTATGATTGCAACTCACGCAAATTgctgttgaatttcgagactTTCTTGATGACGCTCGCCTCACGGGCCTCCATTCGTATTTGCTTCTCGTACATAGCCCTTACCCGCTTTTCGTAAGACTCGTCAACCACGATTATAGCCATGTTTTAACttattttgctcgaatttCTTAAGTTCTTCAAAAATTCAGCGCCTTTTTACTTTCCAGACGCTTGTTTTTTTGCCCTTCCAGTTAGAGATAGCACTTTGGCTAGGTGTGACACTTTCTAGACCTAGCAGAGCTGCCATATCAGCAGAAAAATTGTATTCTCCTTATATCGAT
This genomic interval carries:
- the LOC119563525 gene encoding kinetochore protein Spc25 is translated as MAIIVVDESYEKRVRAMYEKQIRMEAREASVIKKVSKFNSNLLDAKEAVVRHHQKVGKFEKVKTRRREEMEKRASFLEELAQKLEATKQRNLVMKEQIKQLKMLDRQRKNEIMESIHTLSKTTGTYINQQALPARVKGVTVLRDDNGDQLIPFDMKATDVEGLESLCQHLQSLNVDVVQWRQLVSLATEAATDSHASSTPPKESAMCKSIIDLTSPTSQN